One genomic region from Sphingobacterium sp. UGAL515B_05 encodes:
- a CDS encoding ribonuclease Z, which produces MKFEVLILGNSSATPMFDRHPTSQVLNFNEQLFLIDCGEGTQMQLSRYGIKSNRIGHIFISHLHGDHYLGLVGLLSSMHLVGRKSDLHLYGPPALKEILDVQFLHSETILRYNLIFHPISPEQPGVIFENRTLKVSAFPLKHRIACTGFRFDEGPRARTLLGDVVQELNIPTAYFPMIKKGFDYVDETGTVYRADDLSLPAPLSRSYVYCSDTVRTPEYLPYVQKANLMYHESTFLHDMVDRAKETFHTTALEAGEIARETHAKKLLLGHYSARYRDLNPLLEEARTVFPNTELSVEGRWFSV; this is translated from the coding sequence ATGAAGTTTGAAGTTCTGATATTAGGAAATAGCTCGGCGACGCCCATGTTTGATCGTCATCCGACTAGCCAAGTGCTGAACTTTAATGAGCAATTGTTTTTGATAGACTGTGGAGAAGGCACACAAATGCAACTCAGCCGCTATGGCATCAAAAGTAATCGCATTGGACATATATTTATTAGCCATTTGCATGGGGATCATTATTTGGGCTTGGTGGGGCTGCTTTCATCGATGCACCTTGTCGGCCGAAAAAGTGATCTCCATTTGTATGGCCCGCCTGCGTTAAAGGAAATTTTAGACGTGCAGTTTTTGCATTCCGAGACTATCTTACGCTATAATCTTATTTTTCATCCGATTTCACCGGAACAGCCTGGCGTTATTTTTGAAAACAGAACATTAAAAGTAAGTGCTTTTCCATTAAAGCATCGTATTGCCTGTACCGGCTTTCGTTTTGATGAGGGACCCCGCGCGCGAACATTGTTGGGCGATGTCGTGCAGGAATTAAATATACCTACCGCCTATTTTCCGATGATCAAAAAAGGATTTGATTACGTCGATGAAACCGGTACAGTATATCGTGCAGACGACCTGAGCCTTCCTGCTCCCTTATCGCGCAGTTATGTGTATTGTTCGGATACCGTACGGACGCCAGAATATCTGCCTTATGTGCAAAAGGCTAATCTGATGTATCATGAGTCTACATTCTTGCACGATATGGTTGATCGCGCAAAAGAGACGTTTCACACAACAGCGCTGGAAGCTGGAGAAATCGCCCGGGAAACTCACGCAAAGAAGTTGCTATTAGGTCATTATTCAGCTCGGTACAGAGATTTAAATCCTCTATTGGAAGAAGCGAGAACTGTATTCCCAAATACGGAACTCTCTGTGGAAGGTAGATGGTTTTCCGTCTAG
- the hisC gene encoding histidinol-phosphate transaminase has translation MDNPFNLNNLLRENIKKLVPYSSARDEFKGEASILIDANENPFGSPLNHDYNRYPDPLQHQVKAKLSKIKGVPSEHIFLGNGSDEAIDILYRAFCTPGVDNVILVPPTYGMYEVSANINDVAFKKVNLTADYQLDLDGIANAIDAHTKLIFICSPNNPTGNSIRRQDIETILNNFQGLVVVDEAYINFSAVKSFTQELAEYPNLVVLQTLSKAWGLAALRLGMAFASKEIIAVYNKIKPPYNINQATQDIVLEALDQVDQVNDWIKETVAEREKLVRELLELDYVQHITPSDANFILVKMEQPREVYDYLVQYGIIVRDRSKVELCEGCLRITVGTPAENQILLEKLNQINK, from the coding sequence ATGGATAATCCATTCAACTTAAACAACCTACTACGGGAAAATATTAAGAAGCTCGTACCTTATTCATCCGCAAGAGATGAATTTAAAGGGGAGGCATCCATATTGATTGATGCCAATGAAAATCCTTTTGGATCCCCCTTAAACCATGATTACAACCGATATCCAGACCCTCTCCAACATCAAGTTAAAGCAAAACTTTCTAAAATAAAAGGTGTACCATCAGAGCATATCTTTTTGGGAAATGGAAGTGATGAAGCTATTGATATTTTATACCGTGCATTTTGTACCCCTGGTGTTGACAATGTCATATTAGTTCCGCCAACCTACGGGATGTATGAAGTTTCTGCGAACATCAATGATGTTGCTTTCAAAAAGGTAAACCTTACTGCTGATTACCAGCTGGATTTGGATGGTATTGCCAATGCAATAGACGCACATACTAAACTGATTTTTATCTGTTCTCCAAATAATCCAACAGGAAACTCAATCCGTCGTCAGGATATTGAAACGATCTTGAATAATTTTCAGGGGCTTGTTGTTGTCGATGAGGCTTATATTAATTTTTCTGCTGTCAAGTCATTTACGCAAGAACTGGCTGAATATCCCAATCTAGTGGTCTTGCAGACTTTGTCTAAAGCTTGGGGACTTGCGGCCCTACGTCTGGGCATGGCTTTTGCCAGTAAAGAGATTATAGCTGTTTACAATAAAATAAAACCACCATACAACATTAACCAGGCTACACAAGATATTGTATTGGAGGCCTTAGATCAGGTTGATCAAGTCAATGACTGGATCAAGGAGACGGTGGCGGAGCGCGAGAAACTCGTGCGTGAATTGCTCGAACTGGACTATGTACAGCATATTACACCTTCTGATGCCAATTTTATTCTGGTCAAGATGGAACAGCCACGTGAAGTTTACGATTACCTGGTTCAGTACGGAATTATCGTTAGAGATAGATCCAAAGTCGAACTGTGTGAAGGCTGCCTGCGGATCACCGTTGGAACACCTGCAGAAAATCAAATATTGTTAGAAAAACTTAATCAAATCAATAAATAA
- a CDS encoding phosphoribosylaminoimidazolesuccinocarboxamide synthase — translation MNAIKETNFNFDNQTAFYRGKVRDVYTIANTYLAMVASDRISAFDVVLPRPIPYKGQVLNQIAAKFLKATADIIPNWVVSVPDPSVTIGQMCEPFKVEMVIRGYLSGHAWREYAAGKREVCGEALPEGLKENDKLPEPIITPTTKAAVGHDEDISRADILKKGIVSEEDYVQLEQYTKALFQRGTEIAAQRGLIMVDTKYEFGKKDGKIVLIDEIHTPDSSRYFYAEGYQERQEKGEPQKQLSKEFVRKWLIENGFQGKDGQVVPEMTDEIVASISERYIELYEHIVGEKFVYPNQENVLERVERNVANALKTLNY, via the coding sequence ATGAATGCTATAAAAGAAACAAATTTCAATTTCGACAATCAGACTGCTTTTTACCGAGGAAAAGTACGTGACGTATATACGATTGCCAATACTTATTTGGCGATGGTTGCCTCAGACCGTATTTCGGCATTTGATGTGGTACTCCCACGTCCTATACCCTATAAAGGGCAGGTGTTGAATCAAATTGCGGCCAAATTTTTAAAGGCTACGGCTGATATTATTCCAAATTGGGTTGTATCTGTTCCGGATCCAAGTGTAACTATCGGTCAAATGTGTGAGCCGTTTAAAGTAGAAATGGTTATTCGGGGTTACTTGTCGGGGCACGCTTGGCGTGAATATGCTGCAGGCAAACGTGAAGTATGTGGTGAGGCATTGCCAGAAGGACTGAAAGAAAATGACAAACTGCCTGAGCCAATTATTACACCGACAACAAAGGCTGCTGTTGGACATGATGAAGATATTTCACGTGCCGATATCTTGAAAAAAGGTATCGTAAGCGAGGAAGATTATGTTCAATTGGAGCAATATACCAAAGCGTTGTTCCAAAGAGGAACTGAAATTGCGGCGCAAAGAGGGCTAATAATGGTGGATACAAAATATGAGTTTGGAAAAAAAGACGGAAAAATTGTGCTGATCGACGAAATTCATACACCAGATTCCTCCCGTTATTTTTATGCAGAAGGCTATCAGGAACGCCAGGAAAAAGGGGAGCCACAAAAGCAATTGTCGAAGGAATTTGTTCGCAAATGGTTAATCGAAAATGGCTTCCAAGGGAAAGACGGTCAGGTCGTTCCGGAGATGACCGATGAGATCGTGGCTTCCATTTCTGAACGTTATATTGAGCTATACGAGCATATAGTCGGAGAGAAGTTTGTGTATCCAAATCAGGAAAACGTACTGGAACGTGTGGAAAGAAATGTGGCAAACGCCTTGAAAACGCTAAATTATTAG
- the hisB gene encoding bifunctional histidinol-phosphatase/imidazoleglycerol-phosphate dehydratase HisB, with the protein MSDNLKRVLFIDRDGTLILEPEDEQIDSFAKLKFYPGALQYLPRIAKELDFELILVSNQDGLGTSSHPEENFWPVHHFVIDTFAGEGVVFAEEHIDKTFPHENAETRKPGVGMLGAYFDTSKYDLSQSFVIGDRVNDVKLAQNLGAKAIWLRANDQLGALENLAIDSTVIALETTDWKTVYEFLKLGTRTAEHHRKTNETDIFIQLNLDGSGKSDIETGLPFFDHMLDQLARHGALDLTIKAKGDLHIDEHHTIEDTGIALGEVFLKALGDKRGIERYSYTLPMDDCLAQVALDFGGRNWIVWDAEFKREKIGDMPTEMFFHFFKSFSDASRSNLNIKAEGDNEHHKIEAIFKAFAKSIKKAVRRDADHMQLPSTKGVL; encoded by the coding sequence ATGTCTGATAACTTAAAACGTGTACTGTTTATAGACCGCGATGGAACATTAATTTTGGAACCTGAAGACGAACAAATCGATTCTTTTGCCAAATTAAAATTCTATCCTGGTGCTTTGCAGTATCTTCCACGTATCGCAAAGGAGCTGGATTTCGAATTGATCTTGGTTTCCAACCAAGATGGTTTAGGAACGTCTTCCCATCCGGAGGAGAATTTCTGGCCAGTCCATCATTTTGTGATTGATACGTTTGCAGGAGAAGGAGTAGTGTTTGCTGAGGAACATATTGATAAAACCTTTCCACACGAGAATGCGGAAACCCGAAAACCGGGAGTTGGTATGCTTGGAGCTTATTTTGATACGTCGAAATACGATTTGAGCCAATCCTTCGTCATCGGCGATCGTGTGAATGATGTTAAATTAGCACAAAACCTCGGTGCAAAGGCAATTTGGCTGCGTGCTAACGATCAATTAGGTGCTTTGGAAAACCTTGCGATAGATTCAACTGTTATAGCTTTAGAGACAACAGATTGGAAGACGGTGTATGAATTCCTTAAATTGGGTACGCGCACTGCCGAACATCATCGGAAAACCAATGAAACGGATATTTTTATTCAGTTGAATTTGGATGGTTCGGGTAAGTCTGATATCGAAACAGGATTGCCGTTTTTCGACCATATGTTGGATCAATTGGCTAGACATGGAGCACTTGATTTGACCATTAAGGCGAAAGGGGATCTTCATATCGACGAACATCATACCATCGAAGATACGGGTATCGCACTGGGTGAAGTCTTTTTGAAGGCTTTAGGGGACAAACGTGGAATTGAGCGCTATTCCTATACGTTGCCAATGGATGATTGTTTGGCTCAGGTGGCATTGGATTTTGGTGGTCGCAACTGGATTGTGTGGGATGCGGAATTTAAACGCGAGAAGATCGGCGATATGCCTACGGAAATGTTTTTCCACTTCTTTAAGTCGTTTTCAGATGCTTCACGATCGAATTTAAACATTAAAGCGGAAGGTGACAATGAGCACCATAAGATCGAAGCGATTTTCAAAGCTTTTGCTAAATCTATCAAGAAAGCAGTAAGACGCGATGCCGACCATATGCAATTGCCAAGTACAAAAGGAGTATTGTAA
- the hisH gene encoding imidazole glycerol phosphate synthase subunit HisH, whose translation MIGIINYGAGNIFSLTAALDRVGLTYGMVNTADEIDQYDRIIIPGVGHAGAAMDKLQESGLVPYIKKLKKPVLGICVGMQLLTAFSEEGNAEMLKLFPLKTLHFDAEKSGKVPHMGWNSVSVPTNSPLFAHIEDQTYFYFVHSYFIEFDATYTAAKCVYGQPFSAAISKDNFFGVQFHPEKSGKAGEQLLLNFSTIQID comes from the coding sequence ATGATAGGAATTATTAATTACGGTGCAGGGAATATTTTCTCTTTGACAGCAGCACTGGATCGTGTTGGGCTTACCTATGGTATGGTCAATACAGCCGATGAGATCGATCAATACGATCGTATCATCATTCCTGGAGTGGGGCATGCTGGCGCAGCAATGGACAAACTACAGGAATCAGGATTGGTGCCTTATATCAAAAAGCTAAAAAAGCCTGTATTGGGGATTTGTGTTGGTATGCAATTGCTGACGGCTTTTTCAGAAGAAGGAAATGCCGAAATGTTAAAGCTATTTCCTTTGAAGACGTTACATTTTGATGCCGAAAAGTCGGGTAAAGTACCACATATGGGCTGGAATAGTGTTTCTGTGCCAACAAATAGTCCTTTATTTGCACATATTGAAGATCAGACTTATTTTTATTTTGTCCACTCGTACTTTATCGAATTCGATGCGACATATACCGCGGCAAAATGTGTCTATGGACAGCCTTTTTCGGCTGCAATTTCTAAAGACAATTTCTTTGGCGTACAATTTCATCCGGAGAAATCTGGAAAAGCAGGAGAGCAGCTGTTGCTCAATTTTTCAACTATTCAAATTGATTAA
- a CDS encoding PhoH family protein, protein MNELLIALDGLNLPILWGADNEHFDYLKKQFPKLRIVARGSEMKVLGDAKELDLFEQSFKEVMAHLEKFNNITLLDFENLLGASAGSAVQQEKELAAKHAAFGSEPIVYGPNGLIVRARTANQRKMVDSISKNDILFAIGPAGTGKTYTAVALAVRALRNKEIKRIILTRPAVEAGENLGFLPGDLKEKVDPYLRPLYDALDDMIPAEKLKGYLENRTIEVAPLAFMRGRTLDNCFVILDEAQNATDMQLKMFLTRMGPTAKFIVTGDMTQVDLPKKNQSGLSTSIRLLENIEGIDIIHLSGGDVVRHKLVRRILEAYGDI, encoded by the coding sequence TTGAACGAATTACTAATTGCATTAGATGGTCTGAATTTGCCCATATTATGGGGAGCAGACAATGAGCACTTCGATTATTTGAAGAAGCAATTCCCAAAACTGCGGATTGTAGCTCGCGGAAGTGAAATGAAGGTGTTGGGAGACGCGAAGGAATTAGATCTGTTTGAGCAATCGTTTAAGGAAGTCATGGCTCATCTGGAGAAATTTAACAACATTACTTTATTGGATTTTGAAAATCTCCTTGGAGCAAGTGCAGGTTCTGCAGTCCAACAAGAAAAAGAACTTGCGGCCAAACATGCAGCCTTTGGATCCGAACCGATTGTGTATGGACCTAATGGTCTTATTGTACGTGCACGTACGGCCAACCAGCGGAAGATGGTGGATAGTATTTCGAAAAATGACATCTTATTTGCGATCGGACCAGCGGGTACAGGAAAGACCTATACGGCGGTTGCATTAGCTGTTCGGGCACTTCGCAATAAAGAAATCAAAAGGATCATTCTAACAAGACCTGCTGTAGAGGCCGGCGAAAATCTCGGTTTTTTACCTGGCGACTTAAAGGAGAAGGTAGATCCCTATTTGAGACCGCTTTACGATGCCTTGGACGATATGATTCCAGCAGAGAAGCTAAAAGGTTATCTGGAAAACCGGACCATTGAGGTCGCTCCTTTAGCATTTATGCGTGGACGAACACTAGATAACTGCTTTGTGATTCTGGACGAAGCTCAGAATGCAACGGATATGCAGCTGAAGATGTTTTTGACACGTATGGGGCCGACGGCAAAATTTATCGTTACAGGTGATATGACACAGGTAGATTTACCGAAAAAAAATCAATCTGGATTGTCTACTTCGATTCGTTTATTGGAGAATATCGAAGGAATAGACATTATCCACCTCAGTGGCGGAGATGTGGTTCGCCATAAATTGGTTCGCCGCATCCTCGAAGCCTATGGTGATATTTAA
- a CDS encoding STAS domain-containing protein: MKYTIDKHDRYIVIEPHVDVIDADNAAKLKGEFLLRNTIGQRNIVLDMIHVKQTDEVGIRLGVLAHRLCQSVGGIFILVNLCPTLMDMVRVSHLDKSLKIAPSLKVAEDLIFAHELESEYRGAIED; this comes from the coding sequence ATGAAGTATACCATTGATAAGCACGATCGCTATATTGTCATTGAACCTCATGTCGATGTGATTGACGCGGATAATGCCGCCAAACTCAAAGGGGAGTTTTTGTTGCGGAATACAATTGGACAACGGAATATTGTTTTGGATATGATCCACGTTAAGCAGACGGACGAGGTAGGTATCCGTTTAGGCGTACTTGCCCATCGCTTATGTCAGTCTGTTGGTGGCATATTTATTTTGGTTAATCTTTGTCCAACGCTAATGGATATGGTTCGTGTGTCGCATTTGGATAAATCGCTGAAAATAGCACCATCTTTAAAGGTTGCGGAGGATTTAATCTTTGCACACGAATTGGAATCTGAGTATCGTGGGGCAATTGAGGATTAA